The following proteins are co-located in the Diorhabda carinulata isolate Delta chromosome 4, icDioCari1.1, whole genome shotgun sequence genome:
- the LOC130893442 gene encoding uncharacterized protein LOC130893442, translating into MVSEVKLITGLSVTDDGNLIYARKIMNRHSRASKILSMAGIDIKAPTAENGVYSIEENSSLDLKSERSTFCDVDGLDLTTNMDLMNNGTLVTDEELLHLADIQVNRLNSMCCSLVQTFYLEHDGNCFV; encoded by the exons ATGGTTTCTGAAGTGAAATTAATTACTGGATTATCTGTCACTGACGATGGAAATCTGATTTATGCACGCAAAAT AATGAATCGCCACTCTCGTGCGTCCAAAATCCTTTCAATGGCTGGAATAGACATAAAAGCACCAACTGCTGAAAATGGAGTTTACAGTATAGAAGAAAATAGTAGTTTAGATCTTAAGTCTGAAAGATCTACATTTTGTGATGTAGATGGATTAGATTTGACAACCAATATGGACCTCATGAATAATGGCACGTTAGTTACTGACGAGGAATTGTTACACCTAGCCGACATTCAGGTTAACCGCCTCAATTCAATGTGTTGTAGTTTGGTACAAACATTTTATTTGGAACATGACGGAAATTGTTTTGTGTAA